Proteins from one Patescibacteria group bacterium genomic window:
- a CDS encoding MFS transporter, producing the protein MKIPTSFSNILKNRNFLKLWVSQIFSMSATNMLTFLLAIRIYQLTGNNFIVSVYVALMSIPPVLFSIIAGAFADNNNRKKILTTSNILRMSILVIFLFVNENPYILMVLAFFVSTISQFFGPAQSASIPNLVSRKQLFLANSMFMFTTYTAFLIGYSLAGPLLFYLNDRPVFIILLIMYSIAMIANIFLPNLKHHLKIGEKTIEYSNALKKLFHDILVGWKAIKNNKPVLYSILQMTIVLAAERGVIALLPALADRFFKYSTDEMSYYLLIPVGLGAFIGAILINKVKKYLPKRKIIYWSLIVDGFVLLAIPFYYVVLPWGKVWLKMATSLMAFASGMADVFIVITAQTLIHETSADENRGRIFGNLMAFVNIVSLPLILIVGYLANIFVPTEIIGVMGVVVTVFGLISRFFYKRSLVKV; encoded by the coding sequence ATGAAAATACCAACTAGTTTTTCTAATATATTAAAAAACAGAAATTTTTTGAAACTTTGGGTTTCTCAAATTTTTTCTATGTCAGCTACTAATATGCTGACTTTTTTGTTAGCTATAAGAATATACCAATTAACCGGCAATAATTTTATAGTTAGTGTCTATGTAGCTTTAATGAGTATTCCGCCGGTTTTATTCTCTATTATTGCTGGTGCTTTTGCTGATAATAACAATAGAAAAAAAATACTAACTACTTCGAATATTTTAAGGATGAGTATTTTAGTAATTTTTCTTTTTGTTAATGAAAATCCATATATTCTTATGGTTTTAGCTTTTTTTGTCAGTACTATATCGCAATTCTTTGGACCAGCCCAAAGCGCTAGCATTCCTAATCTGGTTAGCCGCAAACAGCTTTTTCTGGCTAATTCCATGTTTATGTTTACCACCTATACAGCCTTTTTAATCGGATATTCCCTGGCTGGCCCCCTACTTTTTTATTTAAATGATCGGCCTGTATTTATAATTTTATTAATAATGTATTCGATAGCTATGATCGCTAATATTTTTCTGCCAAATTTAAAACATCACTTAAAAATAGGAGAAAAAACTATTGAATACAGTAATGCTCTTAAAAAATTATTTCATGACATATTAGTGGGTTGGAAAGCTATTAAAAATAATAAACCAGTACTTTATTCTATTCTACAAATGACTATTGTTCTAGCGGCTGAAAGAGGAGTGATCGCTTTATTGCCAGCTTTAGCTGATCGATTTTTTAAATATAGCACTGATGAAATGAGCTATTACTTATTAATCCCGGTTGGTTTAGGGGCCTTTATTGGGGCTATTTTGATTAATAAAGTAAAAAAATATCTTCCCAAACGTAAAATAATTTACTGGTCATTAATTGTTGATGGTTTTGTTTTACTAGCCATTCCTTTTTATTATGTAGTTTTGCCTTGGGGAAAAGTTTGGCTAAAAATGGCTACCTCTTTAATGGCATTTGCTTCAGGTATGGCCGATGTTTTTATTGTCATAACTGCTCAAACATTAATTCATGAAACTTCAGCTGATGAAAACCGTGGGCGTATTTTTGGCAACTTAATGGCCTTTGTTAATATTGTCAGTTTACCTTTGATTCTAATTGTCGGATATTTAGCTAATATTTTTGTACCGACTGAAATTATCGGTGTTATGGGGGTGGTAGTCACTGTTTTTGGCCTTATCAGCCGCTTTTTTTATAAAAGAAGCCTAGTAAAAGTCTAA
- a CDS encoding SAM-dependent methyltransferase, with protein sequence MINKENKIKIATSSFRDPSGFVFFEDKKVYRQVNQSYKNIYDSIKESGLYEELIKENLLINFQEVDGPVAEKSPVYKILKVNKVPFISYPYEWCFSQLKEAALLTLKIQKKALKQGFSLKDASAYNIQFYQGRPIFIDILSFEKYEEKPWIAYRQFCQHFLAPLSLMSLKDHRLNFLTKEFIDGIPLDLASSILPKKSYFKFLLLSHIHFHARGQKYYADKEIKNQQRKMSKKSLMNLLKSLESAVTSLNWKNQDTEWAAYYKNTNYTKKAFDHKKEIVKEFIKKINPKNIWDLGANNGIFSLLASKNNVYTIAIDNDAAAIESAYNYIKKKNINNILPLVIDLTNPSSSIGWQNKERQTLIERGPSDLIMALALVHHLAISNNTPFIMIAQFFSSMGKNLIVEFVPKKDTKVKKLLSTRKDIFSEYNQDKFEESFKKYFSIIQKDKVKESERILYLMKRI encoded by the coding sequence ATGATAAATAAGGAAAATAAAATAAAAATAGCCACTAGTTCATTTCGTGACCCTAGTGGTTTTGTTTTTTTTGAGGATAAAAAAGTTTATCGTCAAGTAAATCAGTCATATAAAAATATTTATGACTCTATCAAAGAATCGGGGTTATATGAAGAGTTAATAAAAGAAAATTTATTAATAAATTTTCAAGAAGTTGATGGACCAGTAGCTGAAAAATCACCAGTTTATAAAATTCTTAAAGTAAACAAAGTTCCCTTTATTTCCTATCCTTATGAATGGTGCTTTAGCCAATTAAAAGAAGCCGCTTTATTAACCTTAAAAATACAAAAAAAAGCTTTAAAGCAGGGTTTTTCTTTAAAGGATGCTAGCGCTTACAATATCCAGTTTTATCAAGGGAGGCCCATTTTTATTGATATTCTGTCTTTTGAAAAATATGAAGAAAAACCCTGGATAGCCTACAGACAATTTTGTCAGCACTTTCTAGCTCCTCTTTCTTTAATGTCTTTAAAAGATCATCGGCTAAATTTTTTAACCAAGGAATTTATTGATGGTATTCCTTTAGATTTGGCTAGTTCAATTTTACCCAAAAAAAGTTACTTTAAATTTTTACTATTAAGTCATATTCACTTTCATGCTCGTGGCCAAAAATATTATGCTGACAAAGAAATTAAAAATCAGCAGAGGAAAATGAGTAAAAAATCATTAATGAACCTATTAAAGAGTTTAGAATCAGCGGTTACTTCGTTAAATTGGAAGAATCAAGATACGGAATGGGCTGCTTATTATAAGAATACTAATTATACAAAAAAAGCCTTTGACCATAAGAAAGAAATTGTAAAAGAATTTATTAAAAAAATAAACCCAAAAAATATCTGGGATTTAGGCGCTAATAACGGTATTTTTAGTTTATTGGCTTCGAAAAATAATGTCTATACAATAGCTATTGATAATGACGCAGCCGCCATTGAAAGTGCTTATAATTATATAAAAAAGAAAAATATTAACAATATTTTGCCCTTAGTTATTGATTTAACTAATCCTAGCAGCAGTATCGGCTGGCAAAACAAAGAAAGACAAACTTTGATCGAAAGGGGGCCATCTGATTTAATTATGGCTTTAGCTTTAGTTCATCACTTAGCTATATCTAACAATACTCCTTTTATTATGATAGCCCAATTTTTTAGTTCTATGGGGAAAAATTTAATTGTGGAATTTGTGCCGAAAAAAGACACAAAAGTCAAAAAATTATTAAGTACTAGAAAAGATATTTTTTCTGAATATAATCAAGATAAATTTGAAGAATCTTTTAAAAAATATTTTTCTATTATACAAAAAGATAAAGTGAAAGAATCGGAAAGAATACTTTATTTAATGAAAAGAATATGA
- a CDS encoding class I SAM-dependent methyltransferase, giving the protein MISRNKIDKIHSEVPPHYYEKSIKKNRYQRWWHNKRFKLILDMIPKNFKGKRYLDVGCNGCLFMEKVAKKMGNVEAYGVDISKPSIEYAKKKYPHFKTQVADCHNLPYKNNFFDFITCFEVIEHVINPKKVIGEMQRCLKKEGELIILVPNENLLFEIIWFFWTKLGRGKVWNNTHVNQIKMTNLEEILQNKGFEIIKTVESHFSLLKAVKAKLVDNNL; this is encoded by the coding sequence ATGATTAGTAGAAATAAAATTGATAAAATACATTCAGAAGTTCCGCCTCACTACTATGAAAAAAGTATAAAAAAGAATCGGTATCAACGCTGGTGGCACAATAAAAGATTTAAATTAATATTAGACATGATACCGAAAAATTTTAAGGGAAAACGTTACTTAGATGTCGGCTGTAATGGCTGTCTCTTTATGGAAAAAGTGGCGAAAAAAATGGGAAATGTAGAAGCTTACGGCGTTGATATATCAAAGCCAAGTATAGAATATGCTAAAAAGAAATATCCTCATTTTAAAACCCAAGTGGCTGACTGCCATAATCTCCCTTATAAAAATAATTTTTTTGATTTTATTACTTGTTTTGAGGTTATTGAACACGTTATTAATCCAAAAAAAGTAATTGGCGAAATGCAAAGATGTTTAAAAAAGGAAGGAGAATTAATTATATTAGTACCGAACGAAAATCTTCTTTTTGAAATAATTTGGTTTTTTTGGACAAAATTGGGAAGAGGTAAAGTTTGGAATAATACTCATGTCAACCAAATTAAAATGACAAACTTGGAAGAAATATTACAAAATAAAGGTTTCGAAATTATTAAAACCGTAGAATCTCATTTTAGTCTGTTAAAAGCCGTTAAAGCTAAGTTAGTGGATAATAACTTATAA
- a CDS encoding glycosyltransferase family 87 protein, translating into MKKISLSTVLYAILAPFVVRYVNTYISGGKVLFDNSVFYLMTFIGLIFLIIFDIKKSKNKSYHYTKLIIISITILTILLTATLPRIQLRQETYPEYNLNDSGAKTLNASNLLIRGKNPYAVNFSSTPFGHIYSNKYSKRYEGEFMHYVYLPFFLLSNTFVQIITYHYFGFADSLIILIIFYFLSLILLYLIPKNKEKKLSIILIAALNPYFLISLIHGQNDIFTFFLILISLFFLNKNKDFWSIIFLGLACASKQYAWFLTLFYFFHFYYIPKNKKNWPRIKYSFKKLLPGLIVFIIFISPFLFWSASNFIKDVFLFGIGGLKTSFPASGVGWGGILVKSGIIKSMHGFSITYILQILISLPLFLWLIKKLKCNNTVKNITLFYTLFTFTFFVFSRFFNDSFIGLFSLLLVLAWTFGENKVTTKKYITKF; encoded by the coding sequence ATGAAAAAAATTTCACTAAGCACTGTTCTCTACGCTATACTAGCGCCTTTTGTTGTAAGATATGTCAATACTTATATTAGTGGGGGAAAAGTACTTTTTGATAATTCTGTTTTTTATCTTATGACTTTTATCGGCCTTATTTTTTTGATTATCTTTGATATTAAAAAATCCAAAAATAAATCATATCATTATACAAAATTAATAATAATTTCTATAACTATATTAACCATTTTACTAACAGCAACTCTACCAAGAATTCAACTTAGACAAGAAACCTATCCAGAATATAATTTGAATGACAGTGGCGCCAAAACTTTAAATGCCTCCAATCTTCTTATCAGAGGCAAAAATCCCTATGCCGTTAATTTTTCCTCTACTCCTTTTGGTCATATATATTCTAATAAATATAGTAAAAGATATGAAGGTGAATTTATGCATTATGTTTATCTGCCATTCTTTTTATTATCCAATACTTTTGTTCAAATAATTACTTATCATTACTTCGGTTTTGCTGATTCTTTAATAATATTGATTATTTTTTATTTTTTAAGTTTAATTTTATTATATTTAATTCCCAAAAATAAGGAAAAAAAGCTTAGTATTATATTAATTGCCGCCTTAAATCCTTATTTTTTAATTAGTCTTATTCACGGGCAAAATGATATATTTACTTTTTTTCTAATTTTAATTTCATTATTTTTTCTTAATAAAAATAAAGATTTTTGGTCTATTATTTTCCTTGGTTTAGCTTGTGCTTCTAAACAATATGCCTGGTTTTTAACCTTATTCTATTTTTTCCATTTTTATTACATACCTAAAAATAAAAAAAATTGGCCCAGAATAAAATATTCCTTTAAAAAACTACTACCTGGATTAATTGTTTTTATTATTTTTATTAGTCCATTTTTATTTTGGTCTGCCTCTAATTTTATCAAAGATGTTTTCTTATTTGGTATTGGTGGATTAAAAACTAGCTTTCCTGCTTCTGGTGTTGGTTGGGGAGGAATTTTAGTTAAGTCGGGTATAATTAAATCAATGCACGGTTTTTCTATAACTTATATTTTACAAATACTTATTAGCTTGCCTTTATTTTTATGGCTTATAAAAAAATTAAAATGTAATAATACTGTAAAAAATATTACTTTGTTTTATACTTTATTTACCTTTACTTTCTTTGTTTTTTCTCGTTTTTTTAATGATAGTTTTATCGGATTATTTAGTTTACTTTTAGTGTTAGCTTGGACTTTTGGAGAAAATAAAGTTACAACAAAAAAATATATAACTAAATTTTAA
- a CDS encoding 3D domain-containing protein, with amino-acid sequence MKTRKVFSKQNIITFISILSLINLGIPQTSAKQVIENNFLTKDQYQNYATFEQIQKMPGLPKVKNRPARSQIHLTITAYSSSPDECSGDPFITASGQRVEDGTLAYNYLPFGTKVRFPEAYGDKIFTVTDRMASYKGKYIADIWMPSKQEAKNWGVKILKMEIL; translated from the coding sequence ATGAAGACCAGAAAGGTCTTTTCTAAACAAAATATTATTACTTTTATCTCCATTTTAAGTTTGATAAATTTAGGTATTCCCCAAACTTCAGCTAAACAAGTAATTGAAAATAACTTTTTAACCAAAGATCAATACCAAAATTACGCTACTTTTGAGCAAATTCAAAAAATGCCAGGTTTGCCAAAAGTTAAAAACAGACCGGCCAGAAGTCAGATTCACCTAACCATCACCGCTTATTCTTCCAGTCCGGATGAATGTTCTGGCGATCCTTTTATCACTGCTTCCGGTCAGAGAGTCGAAGACGGGACTCTAGCTTACAATTATCTCCCTTTTGGCACTAAGGTCAGATTCCCGGAGGCTTATGGTGATAAAATTTTTACAGTTACCGATCGCATGGCTTCTTACAAAGGTAAATACATTGCTGACATCTGGATGCCCTCCAAGCAGGAAGCTAAAAACTGGGGCGTAAAAATTTTGAAAATGGAAATATTGTAA